Proteins co-encoded in one Leptospira montravelensis genomic window:
- a CDS encoding SpoIIE family protein phosphatase, with product MRKSQGNPVHLEGEWEFYPHTFLSETNQLPESKLQVQVPGIWNSELGTGNGFGTYRLVLERPEGTDLETVYGIKLVDSATASRVFWNGKLLGSSGTVSKNPEESKPSYQFQFYPLPWKEGPNELLVEISNFHHDKGGMWEPPYVGEWNKLLKANEKDLASSLFLAGAVFIIALYHFGLFYFRRSDKGNLLFGLAALLLSVRTLFTGERFVFNELSPYITWNLCLRIEYLTFYLSPYLFFAFFREFYPKFYPRWMDRVLFIPTLIFISFLLFLPTPIYTKLNGYFQIVFLSGILMILQGVFRAVVNRQESSLLFSIGIIAVAVAAFIDLMNAYQIVYTVEAIPIGIFIFILVQSLTLSRRFSRAFSDVESLSKRLLALDKLKDEFLANTSHELKTPLNGIIGIAESMFDGIGGRLNQEQRQNLGMIVSSGKRLSSLVDDILDFSKMKNRDLDLDLKAIDLHQICDLVLVISRPLYVTKNLTVRNHVPVDFPPILGDEARLQQILFNLIGNAIKFTEKGRIDVSAEILEKMLVLSIKDTGIGIPKDKFADIFRSFEQVDSSTTRKFGGTGLGLAITKRLVELHGGNIWVESIEGEGSIFRFTLPLAREGEIPMEKPPQKKTDLWFGGESPEFEPIEETSDDYDGEKIKVLVVDDEPINRQVLKNHLTLIGCDVHEASNGGDAIRMVRDDGPFELMLLDIMMPGMSGYDVCTVLRESYSLYQLPILFLTAKNQITDIIASLEAGGNDYLAKPFDKRELISRAKNLITLKKAVEEQNKFIAFQNELGLARKLQSSILPEEAPAIVGIKTEFYYEPMDSVGGDFFDFHAISGTELGVMVADVSGHGIPAALISAMLKIAFSTQVRLSREPAQLMTQINSTLLGKMKGAFLTASYIYINLETKEMVHARCGHPPLIINRLGDSKPTLSLPQGKLIGWIPELDIQEDVVSLRSGDRIVLYTDGITEATNSDKEMIGQENWESIVQRYSGYPIPESKRLLLERIKEFTGNRSPDDDVTLVILEIE from the coding sequence GTGCGAAAAAGCCAAGGAAATCCCGTTCATTTGGAAGGCGAATGGGAGTTTTATCCTCATACCTTTCTCTCAGAAACAAATCAATTGCCTGAGTCAAAACTCCAAGTTCAGGTACCTGGAATTTGGAATTCGGAACTTGGGACCGGAAATGGATTTGGAACCTATCGTTTGGTTTTGGAGAGACCAGAAGGTACGGATTTAGAGACAGTTTATGGAATCAAACTTGTAGATTCAGCCACCGCCTCACGAGTGTTTTGGAATGGAAAGCTACTTGGGTCTTCTGGGACAGTTTCCAAAAATCCAGAAGAGTCAAAACCTTCTTACCAATTCCAATTTTATCCTTTACCTTGGAAAGAGGGACCTAACGAACTATTGGTGGAGATATCTAATTTTCATCATGACAAGGGTGGAATGTGGGAACCTCCTTATGTTGGTGAGTGGAATAAACTATTAAAAGCAAATGAGAAAGATTTAGCCTCCTCTTTGTTTTTAGCAGGGGCAGTTTTCATCATTGCTTTATACCATTTTGGATTATTTTATTTTAGAAGATCGGATAAAGGAAATTTGTTATTTGGGTTAGCTGCCCTTTTGTTATCAGTAAGAACCCTTTTCACTGGAGAAAGATTCGTATTTAACGAATTGTCCCCCTATATCACTTGGAATCTATGTCTTAGGATCGAATACCTTACTTTTTATTTATCTCCTTATTTATTTTTTGCTTTTTTTCGTGAATTTTATCCCAAGTTTTACCCTCGTTGGATGGACCGAGTTCTGTTTATCCCCACTTTAATATTCATTAGTTTCCTTTTGTTTTTACCAACTCCCATTTATACAAAGTTAAATGGATATTTCCAAATTGTTTTTCTATCTGGAATCTTAATGATTTTACAAGGTGTTTTTCGTGCGGTTGTCAATCGCCAGGAAAGTAGTTTGTTATTTTCAATCGGTATCATTGCGGTAGCGGTTGCCGCTTTTATTGATTTAATGAATGCGTATCAGATTGTTTATACTGTAGAAGCAATTCCTATTGGGATTTTTATATTTATTTTAGTACAGTCCTTAACACTCTCTAGAAGGTTTAGTCGTGCTTTTTCTGATGTAGAATCTCTATCCAAAAGACTTCTTGCTTTAGATAAACTCAAAGACGAGTTTTTAGCAAATACTTCTCACGAATTAAAAACACCTTTAAATGGAATCATTGGTATCGCCGAATCTATGTTTGATGGAATTGGTGGACGCCTCAACCAAGAACAAAGGCAAAATTTAGGTATGATAGTAAGTTCAGGGAAACGATTGTCTTCTCTTGTAGATGATATTTTGGACTTTTCCAAAATGAAAAACAGAGACTTGGATTTGGACCTAAAAGCCATTGATTTACATCAAATTTGTGATTTGGTACTTGTGATTTCAAGGCCACTCTATGTTACCAAAAATCTAACCGTTCGCAATCATGTTCCAGTGGATTTTCCTCCCATTTTGGGAGATGAAGCAAGGCTCCAACAAATCCTTTTTAATTTAATTGGAAATGCGATTAAATTTACAGAGAAAGGTCGAATCGATGTTTCCGCTGAAATTTTGGAAAAGATGTTGGTACTTTCTATAAAAGATACTGGGATCGGGATTCCCAAAGATAAATTTGCCGATATTTTTAGATCCTTCGAACAAGTGGATTCTTCCACCACGCGAAAGTTTGGTGGGACTGGACTAGGCCTTGCCATTACAAAACGTTTGGTGGAGTTACACGGCGGAAATATTTGGGTGGAATCCATAGAAGGGGAAGGTTCTATTTTTCGATTTACGCTTCCTTTGGCGAGAGAAGGCGAAATTCCAATGGAAAAACCGCCACAAAAAAAGACAGATTTATGGTTTGGGGGTGAGTCTCCTGAATTTGAGCCTATAGAAGAAACAAGTGATGATTATGATGGCGAAAAAATCAAAGTCCTTGTCGTAGACGATGAACCGATCAATAGGCAAGTTCTCAAAAACCATTTAACACTGATTGGTTGTGATGTACATGAAGCTTCCAATGGTGGCGATGCCATTCGAATGGTTCGAGATGATGGTCCATTTGAGTTGATGTTACTTGATATCATGATGCCCGGCATGAGCGGATATGATGTTTGTACGGTTCTACGTGAATCATATTCTTTATACCAACTTCCGATTTTATTTTTGACTGCCAAAAACCAAATCACTGACATCATTGCCTCTTTAGAAGCTGGAGGAAATGATTATTTAGCAAAACCTTTCGACAAACGAGAGTTAATTTCTAGAGCTAAAAATTTAATTACATTGAAAAAGGCAGTGGAAGAACAAAATAAGTTTATTGCATTTCAAAATGAATTGGGACTCGCAAGAAAACTCCAAAGTTCTATCTTACCTGAAGAAGCCCCTGCTATCGTTGGAATCAAAACAGAATTTTATTATGAACCAATGGACAGCGTAGGAGGGGACTTCTTTGATTTCCATGCGATCTCAGGGACAGAACTTGGTGTAATGGTTGCCGATGTCTCGGGACATGGGATTCCAGCTGCCCTTATCTCAGCCATGTTAAAAATTGCTTTTTCAACACAAGTTAGGTTATCGAGAGAACCAGCTCAGTTAATGACACAAATCAACTCCACCTTACTTGGAAAAATGAAAGGGGCTTTTCTCACTGCTTCTTATATATATATTAATTTAGAAACAAAAGAAATGGTCCACGCTCGTTGTGGTCATCCTCCTCTGATTATTAATCGTTTGGGGGATTCGAAACCCACTTTAAGTTTACCACAAGGAAAATTGATTGGTTGGATTCCTGAACTAGATATTCAAGAAGATGTTGTTTCTTTGCGATCTGGTGACCGAATTGTATTGTATACGGATGGGATTACAGAAGCCACTAACTCCGATAAGGAAATGATTGGTCAGGAAAATTGGGAAAGTATTGTTCAGAGATACAGTGGATATCCGATTCCAGAATCCAAACGTTTGTTACTCGAAAGGATCAAAGAATTTACAGGAAATCGTTCTCCCGATGACGATGTCACTTTAGTGATTCTAGAAATCGAATAA
- the fliJ gene encoding flagellar export protein FliJ: MKRFRFSLETVLKLRGWREEEEIRRLSLVVSKLNALIGEKDTNEKEIESSYEAILNSSKVGTSLSDYLSIEQYIQGLIRRNEELESRIATQNEEVNLVRKDVMVARMNKKVIEVLKDKRFAEWKKKRNRAERREVEEFNLQLSKQSLFDSTDSFVPLKSKKIPRTFKILNREDGGDELTSDFKTLRDFYEKYYLGQGKS, translated from the coding sequence GTGAAACGATTTCGTTTTAGTTTAGAGACAGTTCTAAAGCTAAGGGGTTGGCGGGAAGAAGAAGAAATCCGCAGGCTCTCTTTAGTTGTTTCCAAACTCAATGCGCTCATTGGCGAAAAAGATACCAATGAAAAAGAAATCGAATCTTCCTATGAGGCAATCCTAAATTCTTCCAAAGTAGGAACTAGCCTTTCTGATTATCTTTCCATCGAACAATACATCCAAGGACTAATCAGGCGAAATGAGGAGTTAGAATCTCGAATCGCCACTCAAAATGAAGAAGTGAATTTGGTGCGTAAAGATGTGATGGTGGCTCGAATGAACAAAAAGGTGATCGAAGTTTTAAAAGACAAACGATTTGCTGAGTGGAAGAAAAAAAGAAATCGCGCAGAACGAAGAGAAGTCGAAGAATTTAATCTTCAATTAAGCAAACAATCATTATTCGATTCGACTGATAGTTTCGTACCTTTAAAATCTAAAAAGATACCAAGAACTTTCAAAATTCTCAATAGAGAAGACGGAGGAGATGAACTCACATCTGATTTCAAAACTCTTCGTGATTTTTATGAAAAATACTACCTAGGACAAGGGAAATCATAA
- a CDS encoding periplasmic-type flagellar collar protein FlbB yields the protein MASVTDSTRSFFLIVLIFFLIAIGFFVFDYFQVINAEDYLPFLKKQAGLVNQDLLSPTELEKLEMEKAKERLIADREELEQMKRELEEKSSSLHADKERLEELKEGIQRKEKEMADKLKKDNARQEKVKVLANKVANMPPESARDMLINWPDYDIIEVFEQMDKDAEEEGRQTITTYLLTLFPAERRSVISNKWLDAGAKNVPNYGKSIDEDNDEP from the coding sequence ATGGCAAGTGTAACCGATAGCACAAGATCCTTCTTTTTAATCGTTCTTATTTTTTTCTTAATCGCCATTGGTTTTTTTGTTTTTGATTACTTTCAGGTTATCAACGCAGAGGACTATTTGCCCTTCTTAAAAAAACAAGCAGGACTTGTCAACCAAGACCTACTTTCACCAACAGAACTAGAAAAGTTGGAGATGGAAAAAGCAAAAGAAAGGCTGATTGCTGACCGTGAAGAATTAGAACAGATGAAACGCGAGTTAGAAGAAAAATCTTCTTCTCTACATGCAGATAAAGAACGTTTGGAAGAACTCAAAGAAGGAATCCAACGTAAAGAAAAAGAAATGGCTGACAAATTGAAAAAAGACAATGCTCGCCAAGAAAAGGTGAAGGTACTTGCAAACAAAGTAGCAAATATGCCTCCCGAATCAGCGAGAGATATGTTAATCAATTGGCCTGATTATGATATCATCGAAGTCTTTGAACAAATGGATAAAGATGCCGAGGAGGAGGGAAGACAAACCATTACCACCTACCTACTCACTTTGTTCCCTGCAGAAAGAAGGTCTGTGATTTCTAACAAATGGTTGGATGCCGGAGCTAAAAACGTTCCCAATTACGGCAAAAGCATTGATGAGGATAACGACGAACCATAA